The following proteins are co-located in the Fluviicola sp. genome:
- a CDS encoding pyruvate kinase, producing MIKTYLTYSRDAGDFKFDLVALSQNGLSGIRLINKGKTAEEFTDRIAEILAYGKKNNLELEILVDLPGEKALIGNVGKGIQIEKGEVYQLCSENQEEKSSDIPTTGFLSQLDPEIVRAGDVISIADGELDMKILEVMKTSVNCEALNSFFLTSNRSFTIKGNKLPVQPVSNHDKILLESLQPAAFSGPVKILVSFISDVSHVEYVRQLVPGFHIVSKVETLIPSEKLEEIIRASDSIMLGRGDLTSTSKMSEVFPFQKEVIRLCNSYQKELILATGLFGDLKNSGKPSISDMMDFGFLRNQDVSAFLIAGSNANQYPFETLDLITNFENLD from the coding sequence ATGATAAAAACCTATTTGACCTATTCCAGGGATGCTGGAGACTTTAAGTTTGATCTTGTAGCATTGAGCCAAAACGGGCTTTCGGGAATTCGCCTGATAAACAAAGGAAAAACAGCAGAAGAATTCACTGACCGGATTGCTGAAATTTTAGCTTATGGAAAAAAGAATAACCTGGAACTGGAAATCCTGGTCGATTTGCCCGGAGAAAAGGCCTTGATCGGGAATGTTGGCAAAGGCATTCAAATTGAAAAAGGTGAAGTTTATCAATTATGCAGTGAAAACCAGGAGGAGAAATCAAGCGATATTCCAACCACCGGATTCCTGTCACAATTGGATCCGGAAATCGTTCGTGCGGGAGATGTTATTTCCATTGCTGACGGCGAACTGGATATGAAAATTCTGGAGGTCATGAAAACTTCAGTAAACTGCGAAGCGCTGAATTCCTTTTTTCTTACGTCAAACAGGTCGTTTACGATTAAAGGGAATAAATTGCCTGTTCAGCCTGTTTCAAATCACGATAAGATTCTTTTGGAGTCCTTGCAGCCAGCGGCATTTTCCGGTCCGGTGAAGATCCTGGTTTCATTTATATCGGACGTTTCACATGTGGAATACGTCAGGCAGCTGGTTCCCGGATTTCACATCGTATCTAAAGTAGAGACATTGATTCCTTCGGAGAAGCTGGAAGAAATTATACGGGCCTCAGACAGCATCATGCTAGGACGTGGAGATTTGACAAGTACCAGTAAAATGAGTGAGGTATTCCCGTTTCAAAAAGAGGTCATCAGGCTTTGTAATAGCTACCAGAAAGAATTGATCCTGGCCACAGGTTTATTCGGAGATTTAAAAAACAGCGGCAAACCGAGTATTTCCGACATGATGGATTTCGGGTTCCTGAGAAACCAGGATGTTAGTGCCTTTTTGATTGCAGGTTCCAATGCGAATCAATATCCTTTTGAAACCTTGGATTTGATTACAAATTTTGAGAACTTAGACTGA
- a CDS encoding DinB family protein — protein sequence MSLSKQLAKHLRDVHFGGNWTETDLKKTLSDVTWKDALTQVYSLNSIAALTFHATYYLDVLITVLEENKLTGKDEISWILPSIQSQQDWEALQERIWERAEKAASLIETLPDEQLTQDFIDPKYGTQYRNIAGIVEHLHYHLGQIVIIKKLLVQ from the coding sequence ATGAGTTTATCCAAACAATTGGCAAAGCATTTAAGAGATGTTCATTTCGGAGGAAACTGGACAGAGACGGATTTGAAAAAAACATTGTCGGATGTAACCTGGAAAGATGCATTGACACAAGTCTATTCGCTGAATTCCATTGCTGCGCTTACCTTCCATGCAACTTATTATTTGGATGTACTGATTACCGTTCTGGAAGAAAACAAGCTCACCGGAAAAGATGAGATCAGCTGGATTCTGCCATCCATTCAGTCGCAGCAGGATTGGGAAGCCTTGCAGGAACGCATCTGGGAAAGGGCGGAGAAGGCCGCTTCATTGATAGAAACTTTGCCGGATGAACAGCTGACCCAGGATTTCATTGATCCGAAATATGGGACCCAATACCGCAACATCGCAGGGATTGTGGAGCATCTCCATTATCATTTAGGGCAAATTGTAATCATCAAAAAATTGCTTGTACAATAA
- a CDS encoding siderophore-interacting protein, giving the protein MAAILKKAMSGLLDKMLGTAKVIGVNRWEPETMVEIDVQMPGLNMDKWKTIHRVKCKVGELEYRDYTPSCWNAEKGTFKLYVEAGHDGVGSRWAQQIQAGDTILLGSVHASQIPVKEGKVLCLVDLSALGHALSLKQLTDHTKFPLEVGVFLHESYEIPQVLINENPEFEFLYRENEHNVPVLEKWLMSKKLANYESICIAGNTPMVSQLRKKLKAIPEVGARILAQGFWS; this is encoded by the coding sequence ATGGCAGCTATTCTTAAGAAAGCCATGTCGGGGCTTTTGGATAAAATGCTCGGAACGGCTAAAGTCATCGGGGTTAATCGCTGGGAACCTGAAACGATGGTGGAAATAGACGTTCAAATGCCCGGTTTGAATATGGATAAGTGGAAAACGATCCATCGTGTCAAATGCAAGGTCGGAGAACTGGAATACCGCGATTACACGCCTTCTTGCTGGAATGCAGAAAAAGGAACCTTTAAATTGTATGTGGAAGCCGGACATGATGGCGTAGGAAGTCGCTGGGCGCAGCAAATACAGGCCGGAGATACCATTTTATTGGGATCGGTTCATGCTTCTCAAATACCGGTGAAAGAAGGGAAGGTACTTTGCTTGGTGGATTTGAGTGCTTTGGGACATGCATTGAGCCTGAAACAATTAACGGATCACACAAAATTCCCATTGGAAGTTGGGGTATTTTTACATGAATCGTATGAAATTCCCCAAGTGCTGATAAACGAAAACCCGGAATTTGAATTTCTTTACCGGGAAAATGAACACAATGTACCAGTTTTGGAAAAATGGCTGATGTCAAAAAAATTAGCTAACTATGAATCCATTTGCATAGCAGGAAATACCCCGATGGTTTCACAGCTGCGGAAAAAGCTGAAAGCCATTCCGGAAGTCGGCGCAAGGATCCTGGCACAGGGATTTTGGTCCTAG
- a CDS encoding AraC family transcriptional regulator, whose amino-acid sequence MSREQIQLVQLPGKTRGIELFRITEELVSFVETEMALLPHRHDHYTCFFIESGTLYLGIDFKSVKITGPAMLVSYPGQMHHHLNALESSEIEGWILAFDPKFIHESASVAIEESFSEVILVPFSEEQKAWFSGLFELIHTEVKQADPAGNPVAGHLINGFFSKIAGLFQQQEKERILAFSSRSLEIVKTFRRLVREKYSYLKKPSEYAEIMNISVSYLNDTVKSMTGFSATGFIQQEIFRESQRLLCYTNKSIKEIAVQLGYEDYKYFIRLFSKSVGVSPSNFRKQHQ is encoded by the coding sequence ATGAGTAGAGAGCAGATCCAGTTGGTTCAATTACCCGGTAAAACACGTGGAATCGAATTGTTTCGAATTACGGAAGAGCTGGTTTCTTTTGTAGAAACGGAAATGGCACTATTGCCGCACCGGCATGATCATTATACCTGTTTTTTTATTGAAAGCGGCACGCTTTACCTGGGAATCGATTTCAAATCCGTAAAAATAACCGGGCCGGCGATGCTCGTTTCTTATCCCGGACAAATGCATCACCATTTAAATGCGCTGGAATCTTCAGAGATTGAAGGATGGATTCTGGCTTTTGATCCGAAGTTCATCCATGAAAGTGCTTCCGTAGCCATTGAAGAATCCTTCTCTGAAGTAATCCTGGTTCCTTTTAGCGAGGAACAAAAAGCGTGGTTTTCCGGTTTATTTGAATTGATTCATACAGAAGTGAAACAGGCAGATCCGGCCGGGAATCCCGTAGCGGGACACTTAATAAACGGATTCTTTTCCAAAATTGCCGGGCTCTTTCAGCAGCAGGAAAAAGAACGCATTCTGGCATTTTCTTCCCGGAGCCTTGAAATTGTAAAAACGTTCCGCAGATTGGTGCGTGAAAAATACAGTTACCTGAAAAAGCCGTCCGAATACGCTGAGATCATGAATATCAGTGTCAGTTACTTAAATGATACGGTAAAGTCAATGACCGGTTTTTCAGCTACGGGTTTTATTCAACAGGAAATTTTCAGGGAATCGCAGCGTTTGCTTTGCTATACGAATAAAAGTATCAAGGAAATCGCTGTTCAATTGGGATATGAAGATTACAAATACTTCATTCGCCTGTTTTCCAAATCTGTCGGAGTTTCACCCTCAAACTTTCGTAAACAACATCAATAA
- a CDS encoding YdeI/OmpD-associated family protein has product MKKEDKDEKAIHFHAVIDIIGINPFVFVPGEILSDLFCEFGKDKGPVPVKGTINGKPYQQTLVRFAGEWRLYINTKMLAKSPERIGERVAISIEVDFSDRTIHPHPKLVQALKENSRANAVFESLAPSLQNEIVRYIANLKTEASIDRNVLKAIDFLLGKERFIGRDGIK; this is encoded by the coding sequence ATGAAAAAAGAGGACAAAGACGAAAAGGCGATTCATTTCCATGCAGTAATTGATATTATCGGGATCAATCCGTTTGTGTTTGTACCCGGGGAAATTCTCAGTGATCTGTTCTGCGAATTCGGGAAGGATAAAGGACCGGTTCCTGTAAAAGGAACCATTAACGGGAAACCATACCAACAGACATTGGTGCGTTTTGCCGGAGAATGGCGGTTGTATATCAACACCAAAATGCTGGCGAAATCTCCGGAAAGGATCGGAGAGCGGGTAGCAATAAGCATCGAAGTGGATTTTTCGGACCGTACGATTCATCCGCACCCGAAACTGGTTCAGGCTTTGAAAGAGAATTCCCGGGCGAATGCCGTTTTCGAAAGTCTGGCGCCTTCCCTTCAGAACGAAATTGTTCGCTATATTGCAAATCTGAAAACAGAAGCAAGCATAGACCGGAATGTGCTGAAAGCAATTGATTTTCTCCTCGGAAAAGAACGCTTCATCGGTCGTGACGGCATAAAATAA
- a CDS encoding DUF1801 domain-containing protein: MAKTKTAETTKDVYEFILEFTDSEQKRKDSRELIQLMEEVSGFKAKMWGPSIIGFGTYHYKYASGHEGDAPLLGFSPRKAAISLYVSTGEQGQEALINDLGKFTMGKACIYIKKLADINPESLVKLMKDTMARTTEKYGS; the protein is encoded by the coding sequence ATGGCAAAAACAAAAACAGCAGAAACAACCAAAGATGTCTATGAGTTCATCCTGGAATTCACTGATTCCGAGCAAAAACGGAAAGACAGCCGGGAACTCATTCAATTGATGGAGGAGGTTTCCGGTTTCAAAGCCAAAATGTGGGGACCGAGCATCATCGGTTTCGGAACCTATCATTACAAATATGCTAGCGGACACGAGGGCGACGCTCCTTTACTGGGTTTTTCTCCGCGAAAAGCAGCCATTTCGCTGTATGTTTCAACGGGCGAGCAGGGACAGGAAGCCCTGATAAACGACCTGGGAAAGTTTACCATGGGAAAGGCCTGTATTTACATCAAGAAATTGGCAGATATCAATCCCGAAAGCCTGGTGAAGCTCATGAAAGATACGATGGCGCGAACTACTGAAAAATACGGATCATGA
- a CDS encoding PQQ-dependent sugar dehydrogenase produces MEFKKLLFIVSLGFAPMVHSQTTQVIGTTTLTIDTLSNEVSIPWEIQVEGESYLWVTERAGIVSRIDLLTGEKDTLLDLTADVHAAGEGGLLGMALHPDFPVIAEVFLVYTYGTEDSQGFFKERLVKYTFDNTDLVTPDTLIDDILAYSNHNGSRLHFLPDKTLLMSTGECSQSQLSQDTSSLSGKYLRLNTDGTIPADNPTPGSYIYTMGHRNSQGICTLPNGKVIISEHGPSTDDELQVLEAGNNYGWPLIHGFCDEPFEDAPCATGLYTEPIRAWTPTIATSDLVYYQNTLFPEWNNRVLMVTLNGQRLVAMELNAQTTAVTDEDQYFQGLFGRLRDIAIGPNKEIYIATNSGTNPIIRLTPSNPLSITQLEDQPPLIIPNPAESYIQLANYQQADQVSILDLTGKTVLELKNVESGNQIDITKLPTGTYSVEVKYTGNDQVVRSKLIKER; encoded by the coding sequence ATGGAATTCAAAAAGTTACTTTTTATCGTTTCGCTTGGGTTTGCACCGATGGTCCATTCTCAAACGACACAAGTTATCGGTACTACGACTTTGACTATCGATACCTTGTCAAACGAAGTGTCCATTCCATGGGAAATTCAAGTGGAAGGGGAGAGTTACCTGTGGGTAACGGAGCGTGCAGGAATTGTTAGCCGGATAGATTTGCTGACCGGGGAAAAAGATACGTTGCTGGATTTGACAGCTGACGTTCATGCAGCAGGAGAAGGAGGTTTATTGGGAATGGCGTTGCATCCGGATTTTCCGGTGATCGCAGAAGTATTCCTGGTGTATACCTACGGAACCGAAGACAGTCAGGGATTTTTCAAAGAACGATTGGTGAAATACACGTTTGATAATACAGACCTGGTTACACCGGATACGTTGATTGATGATATTTTGGCTTATAGTAATCACAACGGGTCACGGTTGCATTTCCTTCCGGATAAAACCCTGCTGATGTCGACCGGAGAATGTTCTCAAAGTCAGTTGTCACAAGATACCAGTTCGCTTTCAGGGAAATACCTGCGTTTGAATACAGACGGAACTATTCCGGCAGACAACCCAACGCCCGGATCTTACATTTATACTATGGGGCATCGAAACTCGCAGGGAATTTGTACCCTTCCGAACGGGAAAGTGATTATTTCGGAGCACGGACCTTCAACGGATGATGAGTTGCAGGTACTCGAAGCCGGAAACAACTACGGCTGGCCGCTCATTCATGGTTTTTGCGATGAACCGTTTGAAGATGCTCCGTGTGCAACCGGTTTGTATACCGAACCTATTCGCGCCTGGACACCGACGATTGCAACCTCCGACCTGGTTTATTATCAAAACACCTTATTTCCGGAATGGAATAACCGCGTGCTGATGGTTACGCTTAACGGCCAACGGTTGGTAGCGATGGAATTAAACGCACAAACAACGGCTGTTACAGACGAAGATCAGTATTTCCAGGGACTTTTCGGACGCTTGCGAGATATCGCGATCGGTCCGAATAAGGAAATTTATATTGCCACGAATTCCGGTACCAATCCGATTATTCGTTTGACACCTTCCAACCCATTAAGCATTACGCAATTGGAAGATCAGCCGCCGTTAATCATTCCGAATCCGGCAGAAAGCTATATTCAGTTGGCAAACTATCAGCAGGCCGACCAGGTTTCTATCCTGGATCTGACCGGGAAAACGGTATTGGAATTGAAAAATG